A window of the Narcine bancroftii isolate sNarBan1 chromosome 4, sNarBan1.hap1, whole genome shotgun sequence genome harbors these coding sequences:
- the LOC138761770 gene encoding gamma-crystallin M2-like isoform X3, with protein sequence MGKIIFYEDKNFQGQCYECNTDCADLHSFFSRCNSIRVESGSWVLYEKTNYTGYQYILTRGEYPDYQHWNGYSDSIKSCRQIPPHSGMYKIRIYEKPDFGGQMMEFTEDCSTIHDRFPYHEVQSCQVLDGSWVFYEHPNFRGRQYLLERGEYKRFTDWGASFPIVGSCRRITEF encoded by the exons ATGGGGAAG ATAATCTTTTACGAGGACAAGAACTTCCAGGGTCAGTGCTATGAATGTAACACTGACTGTGCAGACCTTCACTCCTTCTTTAGCCGATGCAACTCCATCCGAGTGGAGAGTGGCAGCTGGGTGCTGTATGAGAAGACAAATTATACAGGGTATCAATACATCCTGACCAGGGGGGAATATCCAGACTATCAACATTGGAATGGATACAGCGACAGCATTAAATCATGCCGCCAAATTC CGCCTCACAG TGGCATGTACAAAATTAGAATCTACGAAAAGCCAGATTTTGGTGGACAGATGATGGAATTCACCGAAGATTGCTCTACCATTCACGATCGTTTTCCATACCATGAAGTCCAATCATGCCAAGTGCTGGATGGCTCCTGGGTTTTCTATGAGCATCCTAACTTCAGGGGGAGACAGTACCTGCTGGAACGAGGAGAGTACAAGCGCTTTACTGACTGGGGTGCGAGCTTCCCTATTGTGGGATCCTGTCGTCGTATCACAGAGTTCTAG
- the LOC138761770 gene encoding gamma-crystallin M2-like isoform X1 — MGKIIFYEDKNFQGQCYECNTDCADLHSFFSRCNSIRVESGSWVLYEKTNYTGYQYILTRGEYPDYQHWNGYSDSIKSCRQIRHVSATDGMYKIRIYEKPDFGGQMMEFTEDCSTIHDRFPYHEVQSCQVLDGSWVFYEHPNFRGRQYLLERGEYKRFTDWGASFPIVGSCRRITEF, encoded by the exons ATGGGGAAG ATAATCTTTTACGAGGACAAGAACTTCCAGGGTCAGTGCTATGAATGTAACACTGACTGTGCAGACCTTCACTCCTTCTTTAGCCGATGCAACTCCATCCGAGTGGAGAGTGGCAGCTGGGTGCTGTATGAGAAGACAAATTATACAGGGTATCAATACATCCTGACCAGGGGGGAATATCCAGACTATCAACATTGGAATGGATACAGCGACAGCATTAAATCATGCCGCCAAATTCGCCATGTAAGT GCTACTGATGGCATGTACAAAATTAGAATCTACGAAAAGCCAGATTTTGGTGGACAGATGATGGAATTCACCGAAGATTGCTCTACCATTCACGATCGTTTTCCATACCATGAAGTCCAATCATGCCAAGTGCTGGATGGCTCCTGGGTTTTCTATGAGCATCCTAACTTCAGGGGGAGACAGTACCTGCTGGAACGAGGAGAGTACAAGCGCTTTACTGACTGGGGTGCGAGCTTCCCTATTGTGGGATCCTGTCGTCGTATCACAGAGTTCTAG
- the LOC138761770 gene encoding gamma-crystallin M2-like isoform X2 translates to MGKIIFYEDKNFQGQCYECNTDCADLHSFFSRCNSIRVESGSWVLYEKTNYTGYQYILTRGEYPDYQHWNGYSDSIKSCRQIRHATDGMYKIRIYEKPDFGGQMMEFTEDCSTIHDRFPYHEVQSCQVLDGSWVFYEHPNFRGRQYLLERGEYKRFTDWGASFPIVGSCRRITEF, encoded by the exons ATGGGGAAG ATAATCTTTTACGAGGACAAGAACTTCCAGGGTCAGTGCTATGAATGTAACACTGACTGTGCAGACCTTCACTCCTTCTTTAGCCGATGCAACTCCATCCGAGTGGAGAGTGGCAGCTGGGTGCTGTATGAGAAGACAAATTATACAGGGTATCAATACATCCTGACCAGGGGGGAATATCCAGACTATCAACATTGGAATGGATACAGCGACAGCATTAAATCATGCCGCCAAATTCGCCAT GCTACTGATGGCATGTACAAAATTAGAATCTACGAAAAGCCAGATTTTGGTGGACAGATGATGGAATTCACCGAAGATTGCTCTACCATTCACGATCGTTTTCCATACCATGAAGTCCAATCATGCCAAGTGCTGGATGGCTCCTGGGTTTTCTATGAGCATCCTAACTTCAGGGGGAGACAGTACCTGCTGGAACGAGGAGAGTACAAGCGCTTTACTGACTGGGGTGCGAGCTTCCCTATTGTGGGATCCTGTCGTCGTATCACAGAGTTCTAG